One window from the genome of Bartonella sp. WD16.2 encodes:
- the nusA gene encoding transcription termination factor NusA → MAISANRLELLQIADAVAREKSIDREIVISAMADAIQKAARSRYGQETNIRAEINSKTGEIKLQRLLQVVDIVEDYTTEIALSDALKHQDDIKVGDFFCDPLPPMDFGRIAAQSAKQVIVQKIRDAERDQQFEEFKNKVGEIISGTVKRVEYGNVIVDLGRGEAIIRRDELIPRESFHYGDRIRAFVNDVHREPRGPQIFLSRTHPQFMAKLFTMEVPEIYDGIIEIKSVARDPGSRAKIAVVSRDGSIDPVGACVGMRGSRVQAVVAELQGEKIDIIPWSPDAATFIVNALQPAEVSKVVLDEEAERIEVVVPDDQLSLAIGRRGQNVRLASQLTGWSIDILTEQEESENRQKEFNERSKLFMESLDVDEMVGQVMASEGFASIEEIAYVDLEEIASIDGFDRETASEIQSRAREYLEHKEKELDEKRKKLGVADELRELPGMTSAMLVAIGEDGIKTIDDFAGYAVDDLIGWRERKGGQVQNFSGILTPFDITRTDAEAMILAARVQAGWICQTDCVAENSTENEKINTVDEDTL, encoded by the coding sequence CCAATATCCGTGCTGAGATTAATTCTAAAACAGGTGAAATCAAATTACAGCGTTTGCTTCAAGTTGTTGACATCGTCGAAGATTATACAACTGAAATTGCTTTATCCGACGCCCTAAAACACCAAGACGATATAAAAGTGGGTGATTTTTTTTGTGACCCTTTACCTCCTATGGATTTCGGACGCATTGCAGCACAATCTGCTAAACAGGTTATTGTACAAAAAATACGTGATGCAGAACGTGATCAACAATTTGAAGAATTCAAAAATAAAGTTGGTGAAATAATCTCTGGTACAGTTAAACGTGTAGAATATGGTAATGTCATTGTCGATCTAGGACGTGGAGAAGCTATAATACGACGTGATGAACTAATTCCTCGTGAGTCCTTTCACTATGGAGATCGGATTCGTGCTTTTGTCAATGACGTACATCGTGAACCGCGAGGACCGCAAATTTTCCTTTCGCGTACACACCCTCAATTTATGGCAAAACTTTTTACCATGGAAGTACCAGAAATTTACGATGGTATTATAGAAATTAAATCTGTTGCACGTGATCCAGGTTCGCGTGCTAAAATTGCTGTCGTTTCACGTGATGGCTCAATTGATCCTGTTGGAGCATGCGTTGGCATGCGGGGAAGTCGGGTTCAAGCTGTTGTTGCAGAATTGCAAGGAGAAAAAATTGATATTATTCCTTGGTCACCTGATGCTGCAACATTTATTGTCAATGCACTACAGCCTGCTGAAGTTTCAAAAGTCGTCCTCGATGAAGAGGCAGAACGTATTGAGGTTGTTGTCCCTGATGACCAACTCAGTCTCGCTATTGGGCGACGTGGGCAAAATGTTCGTTTAGCTTCGCAATTAACAGGGTGGAGCATTGATATCTTAACAGAACAAGAAGAATCCGAAAATCGCCAAAAAGAATTTAATGAACGCAGTAAGCTTTTCATGGAATCCTTAGATGTTGATGAAATGGTCGGACAAGTTATGGCATCAGAAGGCTTTGCTTCAATTGAAGAAATTGCCTATGTTGATCTTGAAGAAATTGCTTCTATTGATGGTTTTGATCGTGAAACTGCTTCAGAAATTCAAAGCCGTGCACGTGAATACCTAGAACACAAAGAAAAAGAATTAGATGAAAAACGTAAAAAACTCGGTGTTGCTGATGAATTGCGAGAACTTCCTGGTATGACAAGTGCGATGTTGGTCGCTATTGGTGAAGATGGTATTAAAACAATAGACGATTTTGCAGGTTATGCAGTTGACGATTTAATTGGTTGGCGAGAACGCAAAGGAGGTCAAGTTCAGAACTTCTCTGGTATCTTAACCCCATTTGATATTACACGTACTGATGCAGAAGCTATGATTTTAGCTGCACGTGTGCAAGCAGGTTGGATATGTCAAACTGATTGTGTCGCAGAAAATTCTACAGAAAATGAGAAAATAAATACCGTGGATGAAGACACACTTTAA